In the genome of Candidatus Poribacteria bacterium, the window CCGTGCATAATTGATGCGTTGACGGATATTTTCTGTCTCATCAGGGGACAACGCACCCTCTATCAAAACGAAACCTTGTTGTTGCAGTTGTGCGAGTTTATCCTTCATGTCTGCCATTTTCTCATCTCCTTTTTTTAATTATACCTTGCGGAGAAACGACGTGGATTAGAACTTTCGCAGCACTCGCTTATATCCGTCCTCCACTTCGTNNNNNNNNNNNNNNNNNNNNNNNNNNNNNNNNNNNNNNNNNNNNNNNNNNNNNNNNNNNTATACCTTGCGGAGAAACGACGTGGATTAGAACTTTCGCAGCACTCGCTTATATCCGTCCTCCACTTCGTTACGGACTATGGGTTGTGTATAAACCAAGGACCTGTGCGCAATGGAATCAAACGCAACTTAGGCAACCATAAATTACGAACCTTAATTACCAATGAACAGTTTGACGAACAAACCCCAACCACTAATCCCGGCAAATGTAATAAGCACAGCGGCGGAAATCAGAGCACCGACGAACATGAACGGACGCGTCCGATAAGCGGCAGGCAGTTTCGCGTTGAGATACAGAGCTGCAAGCATCATCAAAGCGATCGAAAAATTCGCCAAAATAAAGCCTGCGATTTGTGTCAAGATGTCGAACGGAATGTTTGACCAGATGAGCACCATCGTCGTAAGGAAAATATAGAGACAGACCCATCTGCGCAGCATATCGTAGTTCCATTCACGTTGGGGCCAGATTGCTTGGAAGAACTCTTGCATCACGCGTGCGTAAATCTCTGGTAGTGCCTGTAGCGTTCCCCACAGCGCGACGACAATACAGATGTAATATACCCATACAAGTGAGGCATGAATATTTTTCCAGACACTCGCTTGATCGGTCAGGAGGCTCCATCCTTCAAAAGTGCTTTGCATTCCATACAGGACAGCAGCACCTGAGATCATGAACGCACCCGTCACGATAAAGAGGACTATCGCGCCCATACCGATATCCCACCGGAGGGGTGCAAGGATTTTTCGGAGTTGGCTGATCTGCTCAGGTTGCTCAGGGAGATAATCAATTCTATCACGATTGGAGGCACGCTGACGGATAGCGTCAATGTTCCGATGTGATGTCATCCCCCATCGGTGCATACTCACCCAATTTGCGTAAACAACGTATCCCATTACAGAACCACCGACGTACCCAAAGGCAGTCGCCATTGTCAATAAAGGGTTTTCAACCGCATCTTTGGGTGCCCATTCAGGGAATTCTGGCAGATATCCGAAACGGAGACTCCCCACGAGTGCCTTACCAAAGTCGGGACGCACCATGAGTGTGCCAATAATCGTTCCGACCACAAGAATGAGGCAGATAATGAGTTGCTGTTTTTCCAGTCTTTCAAAGGAGATACGTAAACCGAAAAGGAGTGCGAGGGTGATGAAACAGGACGTGATGAGGTTTTCCCAAACGAGTTGCGAGATACCTGAAGACAGCGTATCCCTGAACAGAAAATGGAGCAGGGCACCACAGGGTTTGGCGATCGGCACCCATGCCAAAGGCGCGCCTATCATTTCAAGCAGGACAATCGCAATGAGGAGCCAGCCGCGCGGTCCAGGTAACTTGGCGAGCCGCTGCCCGATATATTCACCGCTAACCGCGGTATAGCGACCGAGCAGATAAGTGACAAAAACACCTTTGACGACGCAGCTGAGCAGCACAAGCCAGAGCAAGTTATATCCTGCCCACGCCCCTGCCCGGACGACAACAATCGTTTCGCCTGCCCCGATACTCACTGAGGCAACAATCGCGGCGGGTCCAAACACCGATGCAAGCGCGATAATCTTTTTCAGGGACCATGGTTCGGTATACGGACCGGTGGCGGCTGGAATGTCGACAGGCTCAGGTGTTTGTGTCTCTTCTGTTTGCATGAAAGGTTCCTATAACAACGAGCGGGCTTCAGAGAAGCCCGCGCAATGCTACGTTGGACGTCTATTCTTCTTCTATGGGTTCTAAGGGTTTTGCGTTGCCAAAGACAGGAGTCGGTGCGTTACCGGGTGCTGCCCATCGAGAGGCATTCGCAATAACCTGCCGAACGTTCTCGTCGTAATAGATCGGGTAGGTCTCATGCCCGGGACGGAAATAGAAGATTTTCCCTCTGCCGCGATAATAACAACATCCACTTCGGAAAACTTCGCCGCCGGGGAACCAACTGACCAAAACGAGTGTATCGGGTTCAGGAATATCAAACGGCTCGCCATACATTTCGGCGTGTTCAATTTCAAAGTATTCGCCCAAACCTTCAACAATCGGGTGTCCGTGCTCAATGACCCAGAGACGTTCCTTTTCACCCGCCTCACGCCATTTGAGACTACAGGATGTGCCCATCAAACCGGTAAAAGGCTTAGAATAGTGCGCGGAATGCAGGACAATGAGTCCCATACCGTCCAAAACACGTGCGCGAACCTTAGCAGCAATCGCATCTTCAACTGCATTATGCGCGGCATGTCCCCACCAGATGAGAACATCGGTGCTTTCGAGTACGTCATCGGTCAAGCCGTGTTCGGGTTCATCCAGCGTTGCGCTTTGAACTTTAAAACCACCGGCTTTGTCGAGTCCATCTGCAATTGCGGCATGAATGCCATTCGGATAAAGACCACGAATGAA includes:
- a CDS encoding ThuA domain-containing protein, with amino-acid sequence MTQPIQVTVWNEFRHEKTNEFIRGLYPNGIHAAIADGLDKAGGFKVQSATLDEPEHGLTDDVLESTDVLIWWGHAAHNAVEDAIAAKVRARVLDGMGLIVLHSAHYSKPFTGLMGTSCSLKWREAGEKERLWVIEHGHPIVEGLGEYFEIEHAEMYGEPFDIPEPDTLVLVSWFPGGEVFRSGCCYYRGRGKIFYFRPGHETYPIYYDENVRQVIANASRWAAPGNAPTPVFGNAKPLEPIEEE
- a CDS encoding Nramp family divalent metal transporter — encoded protein: MQTEETQTPEPVDIPAATGPYTEPWSLKKIIALASVFGPAAIVASVSIGAGETIVVVRAGAWAGYNLLWLVLLSCVVKGVFVTYLLGRYTAVSGEYIGQRLAKLPGPRGWLLIAIVLLEMIGAPLAWVPIAKPCGALLHFLFRDTLSSGISQLVWENLITSCFITLALLFGLRISFERLEKQQLIICLILVVGTIIGTLMVRPDFGKALVGSLRFGYLPEFPEWAPKDAVENPLLTMATAFGYVGGSVMGYVVYANWVSMHRWGMTSHRNIDAIRQRASNRDRIDYLPEQPEQISQLRKILAPLRWDIGMGAIVLFIVTGAFMISGAAVLYGMQSTFEGWSLLTDQASVWKNIHASLVWVYYICIVVALWGTLQALPEIYARVMQEFFQAIWPQREWNYDMLRRWVCLYIFLTTMVLIWSNIPFDILTQIAGFILANFSIALMMLAALYLNAKLPAAYRTRPFMFVGALISAAVLITFAGISGWGLFVKLFIGN